Proteins encoded by one window of Bradyrhizobium sp. B097:
- the urtC gene encoding urea ABC transporter permease subunit UrtC, producing the protein MPSNNSNSSGLQRLIAQLAPLLIVSALVFALPVLLNNDFLLNKVARYLVLGILTISLGLSWGFGGILNLGQAMSFGLGSYAMAMALKLKTVPVHTGASGLPDFMVWNNVQHLPWFWEPFRSLSFAIAAGLLVPALVAAALGWFMFRGRVTGVYVSIITLATMVVINLVIIDQQSYTGGFNGITDLAQLELFGVAFDAYGRATYYLVAGCVLLGLLVAFAFTKSRAGLIVQAIRDHESRVRYFGYDVALYQIFVFALSAAIAGLAGMLYTVVMEFASPTFLGVQLSLSVVVWCAVGGRQSLVGAFLGAVLVAGMQGALSESAAFLETWTLVMGALFVLVVLFLPKGLAGLAQATRRWVAQRRQAASGAVARSVSQTEGST; encoded by the coding sequence ATGCCGTCGAATAATTCTAACTCCAGCGGATTGCAGCGCCTGATCGCGCAACTTGCACCGTTGCTCATCGTTTCCGCGCTGGTGTTCGCGCTCCCGGTGCTGCTCAACAATGACTTCCTGCTCAACAAGGTCGCGCGCTATCTGGTGCTGGGCATCCTCACGATATCGCTCGGGCTGTCCTGGGGCTTCGGCGGCATCCTGAATCTCGGCCAGGCGATGAGCTTCGGGCTCGGCTCCTACGCGATGGCCATGGCGCTGAAGCTCAAGACCGTGCCGGTGCATACGGGGGCGAGCGGACTGCCGGACTTCATGGTCTGGAACAATGTCCAGCATCTGCCCTGGTTCTGGGAGCCGTTCCGGTCGCTCAGCTTCGCCATCGCCGCGGGCCTGCTCGTGCCGGCGCTGGTTGCAGCAGCGCTCGGCTGGTTCATGTTCCGGGGGCGTGTCACCGGCGTCTACGTCTCGATCATCACGCTCGCAACGATGGTGGTGATCAATCTCGTGATCATCGACCAGCAGAGCTACACCGGCGGCTTCAACGGCATCACCGATCTCGCCCAGCTCGAGCTGTTCGGCGTCGCGTTCGATGCCTATGGCCGCGCGACCTACTATCTCGTTGCCGGATGTGTACTGCTTGGCCTGCTGGTTGCCTTTGCCTTCACCAAGTCCAGGGCCGGCCTGATCGTGCAGGCAATCCGCGATCACGAAAGCCGGGTGCGCTACTTCGGCTACGACGTCGCGCTCTACCAGATCTTCGTGTTCGCGCTGTCGGCCGCGATCGCAGGCCTCGCCGGCATGCTCTACACGGTGGTGATGGAGTTTGCCTCGCCGACCTTCCTCGGCGTGCAGCTCTCGCTCTCGGTGGTGGTGTGGTGCGCCGTCGGCGGCAGGCAGAGCCTGGTCGGCGCGTTCCTCGGCGCGGTGCTGGTCGCGGGCATGCAGGGCGCGCTGTCGGAATCCGCGGCGTTCCTCGAAACCTGGACGCTGGTGATGGGCGCGCTGTTCGTGCTCGTGGTGCTGTTCCTGCCGAAGGGGCTCGCCGGCCTCGCGCAGGCCACCCGGCGCTGGGTTGCCCAGCGTAGACAGGCCGCCAGCGGCGCGGTTGCACGAAGCGTCAGCCAGACGGAGGGCAGCACATGA
- the urtB gene encoding urea ABC transporter permease subunit UrtB encodes MDQFIEQIVTGLSIGSILLLVALGLSIIYGSMGIINLAHGEFVMLGAYAAWVFHTYLGLGLLASLVPIFLVVATFGWVIERYVLSLLNNRPLDTILATWGVGIMLQQAVRLMVGSELRYVQLPPALADSMDVFGIPISSYRVFLFVVSIALFGATWLLMNRTTVGMKLRAIIQDRSVAASFGINAKRVYALTFAYGAGLAGLAGALVSPLKSVSPDMGTGYVVDAFMVVVLGGVQSLAGTVASAFILGELSGGIAFLQNDTVAKTIVLLAIVVLIRFRPEGLFTARVRA; translated from the coding sequence GTGGACCAATTCATCGAACAAATCGTCACAGGCCTCAGCATCGGGTCGATCCTGCTGCTGGTCGCGCTGGGACTGTCGATCATCTACGGCTCGATGGGCATCATCAATCTCGCCCATGGCGAGTTCGTGATGCTCGGCGCTTACGCCGCCTGGGTGTTCCACACTTATCTTGGGCTCGGCCTGCTCGCGAGCCTCGTTCCGATCTTCCTGGTGGTGGCCACGTTCGGCTGGGTCATCGAACGCTACGTCCTCAGCCTGCTCAACAACCGGCCGCTCGACACGATCCTCGCCACCTGGGGCGTCGGCATCATGCTGCAGCAGGCGGTACGGCTGATGGTCGGCAGCGAACTCCGCTATGTGCAATTGCCGCCGGCGCTGGCCGACAGCATGGACGTGTTCGGCATCCCGATATCGTCGTATCGGGTGTTCCTGTTCGTCGTGTCGATCGCGCTGTTCGGGGCGACCTGGTTGCTCATGAACCGCACCACGGTCGGGATGAAGCTGCGTGCCATCATCCAGGACCGCTCGGTTGCCGCCTCGTTCGGCATCAACGCCAAGCGGGTCTATGCGCTGACCTTCGCCTATGGCGCAGGCCTTGCCGGACTCGCCGGCGCGCTGGTGTCGCCGCTCAAGAGCGTCTCGCCCGATATGGGCACCGGCTACGTGGTCGACGCCTTCATGGTGGTGGTGCTCGGCGGCGTGCAGAGCCTCGCCGGCACCGTGGCGAGTGCCTTCATCCTCGGCGAGCTCTCCGGCGGCATCGCCTTCCTGCAGAACGACACCGTGGCCAAGACGATCGTGCTGCTCGCCATCGTCGTGCTCATCCGTTTCCGCCCCGAGGGGCTTTTCACCGCACGTGTGCGGGCCTGA
- a CDS encoding transporter substrate-binding domain-containing protein translates to MSISRRTLLRNTAALGAFAGAGLPHIWIKNADLAYAAGGEIKVGVLFSLTGTTAIIEESLNKATLLAIEEINAAGGIKGSKIVPIVEDPASDPATFSEKARKLVVGDKCVSVFGSYTSASRKAVLPVFERQNNLYWYPTLYEGRECSKNVIYTGAVPNQQQDEFVPWLVKKFGKKFYLIGSNYIYPKEENNYCKKLLEKLGGEVVAEEYVPLGHSEFSSVINKIRSTQPNVIFSTVVGDSVVALHRQYKAAGLDPEKMPMASLTTSENEVAAMGGEAAAGHFTSAPYFMVHKSPENEKFVEAYKKRWGADKVTHFVSEACYFQTYLFKQAVEKLATSDLTPPNIRDAVKGQEVIAPQGKVRIESENLHTWLWPKIAQAKSNGQFEILVEAKDWLKPVPYAAYPGQSCTEKGLVEKS, encoded by the coding sequence ATGAGCATTTCACGGCGGACTTTGCTGAGGAATACCGCGGCGCTTGGTGCATTTGCCGGCGCCGGACTGCCGCATATCTGGATCAAGAACGCCGACCTCGCTTACGCGGCCGGCGGCGAGATCAAGGTCGGCGTGCTGTTCTCGCTGACGGGAACGACCGCGATCATCGAGGAATCGCTCAACAAGGCGACGCTGCTTGCGATCGAGGAAATCAACGCCGCCGGCGGCATCAAGGGCAGCAAGATCGTGCCGATCGTCGAGGATCCTGCGTCGGATCCGGCGACCTTCTCGGAGAAGGCGCGCAAGCTCGTCGTCGGCGACAAATGCGTGAGCGTGTTCGGCTCCTATACCTCGGCGAGCCGCAAGGCGGTGCTTCCGGTCTTCGAGCGGCAGAACAACCTCTATTGGTATCCGACGCTCTATGAGGGCCGCGAGTGCTCGAAGAACGTCATCTACACCGGCGCGGTGCCGAACCAGCAGCAGGACGAATTCGTGCCCTGGCTGGTCAAGAAGTTCGGTAAGAAGTTCTATCTGATCGGCTCCAACTACATCTATCCGAAGGAAGAGAACAACTACTGCAAGAAGCTGCTCGAGAAACTCGGCGGCGAGGTCGTGGCGGAGGAATATGTGCCGCTCGGCCATTCCGAATTCTCTTCCGTCATCAACAAGATCCGCTCGACGCAGCCGAACGTGATCTTCTCCACCGTGGTCGGCGATTCCGTGGTCGCACTGCATCGTCAGTACAAGGCTGCCGGTCTCGATCCTGAGAAGATGCCGATGGCGAGCCTGACGACCTCCGAAAACGAGGTCGCGGCGATGGGCGGAGAGGCTGCCGCCGGTCACTTCACCTCGGCGCCGTACTTCATGGTGCACAAGTCGCCCGAGAACGAGAAATTCGTCGAGGCCTACAAGAAGCGCTGGGGCGCCGACAAGGTGACGCATTTCGTCTCGGAGGCCTGCTACTTCCAGACCTACCTGTTCAAGCAGGCGGTCGAGAAGCTCGCGACCAGCGATCTCACGCCGCCGAACATCCGCGACGCGGTCAAGGGCCAGGAAGTGATCGCGCCGCAGGGCAAGGTCCGGATCGAGTCGGAGAATCTGCACACCTGGCTGTGGCCCAAGATCGCGCAGGCGAAGTCGAACGGCCAGTTCGAGATTCTCGTCGAGGCCAAAGATTGGCTGAAGCCGGTGCCGTACGCGGCCTATCCCGGGCAGTCCTGCACCGAAAAGGGCCTGGTCGAGAAGAGCTGA
- a CDS encoding ANTAR domain-containing protein: MNEQSRKPSLSRDVGGRKTMVQELADLSAVVVAPVDDQVGMLLRELQRFRMRVRQVWPMPESVPADADVVYCEYSPDLARRLPWIPGDARSALVVILPATEAVHADALCHATPNAVLPRPFTQNAVLSSLVLARSQFSYERRLRSKIEKLDDNLRSMRTVERAKAILMATRQMPETEAYGFIRRQAMDRRVSASAVAAAIVDSFELLGYDHQQ; encoded by the coding sequence ATGAACGAGCAGTCGCGTAAGCCGTCGCTGAGCCGAGACGTCGGCGGACGCAAGACCATGGTTCAGGAACTTGCCGATCTGTCGGCCGTCGTGGTTGCGCCGGTCGACGATCAGGTCGGCATGTTGTTGCGCGAATTGCAGCGGTTCAGGATGCGGGTGCGTCAGGTCTGGCCGATGCCGGAGAGCGTGCCGGCCGATGCCGACGTGGTGTACTGCGAATATTCGCCGGATCTGGCGCGGCGCCTGCCGTGGATTCCCGGCGATGCGCGTTCCGCACTGGTCGTGATCCTGCCGGCGACGGAAGCCGTTCACGCCGATGCGCTGTGTCATGCAACGCCGAACGCCGTTCTGCCGCGGCCGTTCACGCAGAATGCAGTGCTGTCCAGCCTCGTGCTGGCGCGCAGCCAGTTCAGCTACGAACGGCGGCTCCGCAGCAAGATCGAGAAGCTCGACGACAATCTGCGCTCGATGCGCACGGTGGAACGCGCCAAAGCCATCCTGATGGCGACGCGGCAGATGCCGGAAACCGAAGCCTATGGCTTCATCAGACGACAGGCGATGGATCGTCGCGTGTCGGCAAGTGCAGTCGCCGCGGCGATTGTTGACTCGTTCGAACTGCTTGGCTACGATCATCAACAGTAA
- a CDS encoding transporter substrate-binding domain-containing protein → MSNLTQATSAPWRIGVLFSRTGFMSVIEETQYQGTQLAIEEVNEGGGVCGRELVPVAYDPGSDSAAYGHYAKRLMVEDQVSTIFGCYTSSSRKAVLPVVERLNGLLWYPTLYEGFEASPNVIYTGASPNQNSLALCRYLMDTFGTRFYFVGSDYIYPRESNRVMRELLKSNGGSVVGERYVNVYARWQDFVPIIQDIKRVRPDVIFSTVVGEGTVFLYQAYANVGLDPKQVPIASLTTTEAEIAAMGFDVGEGHVTAASYFQGVEGSANSAFVQRFKKRFGADISTNMCAEASYFQLHLFAKALEQVNSLDTEVLRSMVFGTSFDAPQGAVTVNPMSGHTDLWTRIGRANRQGQFDVVSQSKEPVHADPFLIGYGRATQTGSVQ, encoded by the coding sequence ATGTCGAACCTTACCCAAGCGACCTCCGCTCCGTGGCGGATAGGCGTGCTGTTCTCGCGAACCGGCTTCATGTCGGTGATCGAGGAGACCCAGTATCAGGGCACGCAGCTTGCGATCGAGGAGGTGAACGAGGGAGGCGGGGTCTGCGGCCGCGAGCTGGTTCCCGTCGCCTACGACCCTGGCTCGGACTCGGCCGCCTATGGCCACTACGCCAAACGGTTGATGGTGGAGGATCAGGTCAGCACTATATTCGGCTGCTACACCTCGTCGAGCCGCAAGGCGGTGCTGCCGGTGGTCGAACGGCTGAACGGCCTGCTCTGGTACCCGACGCTCTATGAGGGTTTCGAGGCGTCGCCGAACGTCATCTACACCGGCGCCTCGCCGAATCAGAACAGCCTCGCGCTGTGCCGCTATTTGATGGATACGTTCGGAACACGATTTTATTTCGTGGGGTCGGACTACATCTATCCGCGCGAGTCCAACCGGGTGATGCGGGAGCTGCTGAAGAGCAATGGCGGCTCGGTCGTGGGTGAGCGCTACGTCAATGTCTACGCGCGCTGGCAGGACTTTGTCCCGATCATCCAGGACATCAAGCGGGTCAGGCCCGACGTGATCTTCTCGACCGTCGTGGGGGAAGGCACGGTCTTCCTTTATCAGGCCTACGCGAATGTCGGGCTCGATCCAAAGCAAGTGCCGATCGCCAGCCTGACCACGACGGAAGCCGAAATCGCCGCCATGGGTTTCGACGTCGGCGAAGGACATGTCACCGCGGCATCCTATTTCCAGGGCGTCGAGGGCAGCGCCAACAGCGCGTTTGTGCAGCGCTTTAAGAAGCGGTTCGGCGCCGATATCTCGACCAACATGTGCGCAGAGGCCTCCTATTTCCAGCTGCATCTGTTTGCGAAGGCGCTCGAGCAGGTCAATTCGCTCGATACGGAAGTGCTTCGCTCGATGGTGTTCGGCACCAGCTTTGATGCACCGCAAGGTGCCGTCACCGTCAACCCGATGTCGGGCCATACCGATTTGTGGACACGCATCGGACGCGCCAACCGCCAGGGACAGTTCGATGTGGTCAGCCAGTCGAAGGAGCCGGTGCATGCGGATCCGTTCCTGATCGGGTATGGTCGTGCAACGCAAACAGGAAGCGTCCAATGA
- a CDS encoding OB-fold domain-containing protein codes for MSKPSARYLPAGLPIPVAEPDGLSAPYWEGLRQGKLLVQRCGRCATWQFGPEWLCHRCHAFDPVWTEVAPRGRIFSWERVWHPSHAALKGRGPYIAVLVELPHAGGIRMVGNLLGDPEQAVAMGADVEGVFEHHPESDPPFSLLQWRRA; via the coding sequence ATGAGCAAGCCGAGCGCGCGCTATCTCCCGGCAGGCCTGCCGATCCCGGTTGCAGAACCTGACGGCCTCTCTGCGCCTTACTGGGAAGGATTGCGTCAGGGCAAGCTGTTGGTGCAACGCTGCGGCCGCTGCGCCACGTGGCAGTTCGGACCCGAATGGCTCTGCCACCGCTGCCACGCCTTCGACCCGGTCTGGACCGAGGTCGCGCCGCGCGGCCGGATCTTCAGCTGGGAGCGCGTGTGGCATCCGTCGCATGCGGCGCTGAAGGGGCGTGGACCGTACATCGCGGTGCTTGTCGAATTGCCGCATGCCGGCGGCATTCGCATGGTCGGCAATCTGCTCGGCGATCCCGAACAGGCGGTTGCAATGGGCGCAGATGTCGAAGGGGTCTTCGAGCATCACCCGGAGTCCGATCCGCCTTTCTCCTTGCTGCAATGGCGCCGGGCGTAG
- a CDS encoding acetyl-CoA acetyltransferase has translation MIGIGETEYCRHGASPDPEFKLALKAILAACEDAGLDPREIDGFSSYSDDRSEASRLAAALGTHRLRSATMQWGGGGGGCCAAVANAAASIVAGLADCVVVFRSLAQGQYGRFGQAGGIHTVSGERSYLMPYGVLAPPQRFAMRVQRYMHEHGVRQEALRAIALASYHHAQANPRAVMHGRPLDVEKYDASRWIVEPFHLYDCCMENDGAAALLLVSAERAAEFRNKPAYLLGAAFGSGHRAAATAHNAPLYATASFDTVAPDLYRMAGVGPADVGVVQAYENFTGGVVMALAEHGFFKPEEANDFLTFENLIAPSGRLPLNTSGGNLAECYMHGFELVLEAVRQVRGTSTSQARCSDVAMVIGGPMVSPASNLILGSEATL, from the coding sequence GTGATTGGGATCGGTGAAACCGAATATTGTCGCCACGGCGCTTCTCCCGACCCGGAATTCAAGCTCGCGCTGAAAGCCATTCTGGCGGCGTGCGAGGACGCTGGCCTCGATCCCCGCGAGATCGACGGGTTCTCGTCCTACAGCGACGATCGCAGCGAGGCCTCGCGGCTGGCCGCGGCGCTGGGTACGCATCGATTGCGTTCAGCGACCATGCAATGGGGTGGAGGCGGCGGCGGTTGCTGTGCTGCGGTTGCCAACGCGGCGGCCTCGATCGTCGCGGGCCTCGCCGATTGTGTCGTGGTGTTCCGCTCATTGGCGCAGGGCCAATATGGCCGGTTCGGACAGGCGGGCGGCATCCACACGGTTTCGGGCGAACGGTCCTACCTGATGCCTTATGGTGTGTTGGCGCCGCCGCAGCGTTTTGCCATGCGGGTGCAGCGCTACATGCACGAGCACGGCGTACGGCAAGAGGCGTTGCGCGCGATCGCGCTCGCCTCCTATCACCACGCCCAGGCCAACCCGCGCGCCGTGATGCATGGCAGGCCGCTGGACGTCGAGAAATACGATGCCTCGCGCTGGATCGTGGAGCCGTTCCATCTCTACGATTGCTGCATGGAAAATGACGGCGCGGCGGCATTGCTGCTGGTATCGGCGGAGCGCGCCGCAGAATTCCGAAATAAACCGGCCTATCTGCTCGGTGCCGCCTTCGGATCCGGACATCGCGCCGCGGCGACGGCGCACAACGCGCCGCTCTACGCCACGGCGAGCTTCGACACCGTCGCGCCCGACCTTTACCGCATGGCCGGAGTAGGGCCGGCCGATGTCGGCGTGGTCCAGGCGTACGAGAATTTCACCGGCGGTGTCGTGATGGCGCTGGCGGAGCACGGGTTCTTCAAGCCTGAGGAGGCCAACGACTTCCTGACATTCGAGAACCTGATCGCGCCGTCGGGGCGGCTGCCGCTCAACACCAGCGGCGGCAACCTCGCCGAATGCTACATGCATGGTTTTGAGCTCGTGCTGGAAGCGGTTCGCCAGGTGCGCGGCACCTCGACGAGCCAGGCTCGATGCAGCGACGTCGCAATGGTCATCGGAGGTCCGATGGTCTCTCCCGCGAGCAACCTCATCTTGGGTTCGGAGGCCACCTTATGA
- a CDS encoding CoA transferase — protein MLDQLEADFPEHTPRPVDAPRALEGVRVIDFSHFIAGPFATMILADMGAEVIKIEAPGRGDDLRRYPPVHPDLRHGAPFLWTNRNKRSVALDLKSPEGLKVARELIATADVLVENFSADVMARLGLDYESCHKIKPEIVYCSVSAYGRDGAFSDRLGFDPIAQVESGFVSMNGYADREGVRALSPVMDISTAMMASNAILGALFARERSGQGQAIEVSLFENAVLMTGYATMQSLFSGTDPKRSGNTSPDTCPSGVFLASDCAFYINCGNDKIFQRLMAQVLEREDLAAAEIYATGPDRIRRREELFAILGAAFAQQPWSHWQSRMRAAGVPCGQVRTVGEAIRSPEARERGIVTRIPHETVGWVPNVNLPIRYSRTPIVDPVAAPAVGQHTENVLRELLGYDEAEIARLAAGGAFGSQPSRQDAKP, from the coding sequence ATGCTGGATCAGCTTGAAGCCGACTTCCCCGAGCACACGCCGCGCCCTGTCGATGCGCCAAGGGCGCTCGAGGGGGTCCGGGTGATCGATTTCTCGCATTTCATCGCGGGACCGTTTGCGACCATGATCCTTGCCGACATGGGCGCCGAGGTAATCAAGATCGAAGCGCCGGGCCGCGGTGACGATTTGCGCCGTTATCCCCCGGTGCATCCCGATCTCAGGCACGGCGCGCCGTTCCTCTGGACCAACCGCAACAAGCGCAGCGTTGCCCTCGATCTCAAATCGCCGGAGGGCCTGAAGGTCGCGCGCGAGCTGATCGCGACGGCGGACGTCCTCGTCGAGAATTTTTCGGCTGATGTGATGGCACGGCTGGGGCTCGACTATGAGAGCTGCCACAAGATCAAGCCCGAGATCGTCTATTGCTCGGTGTCGGCCTATGGCCGTGACGGGGCATTTTCGGACCGGCTCGGCTTCGATCCGATCGCGCAGGTCGAGAGCGGTTTTGTCTCTATGAACGGCTATGCCGACCGGGAGGGCGTGCGCGCGTTGTCACCGGTGATGGATATCAGCACCGCGATGATGGCCAGCAATGCGATCCTTGGCGCGTTGTTCGCGCGCGAGCGGAGCGGGCAGGGCCAGGCCATCGAGGTGTCGTTGTTCGAGAATGCCGTCCTGATGACCGGCTACGCGACCATGCAGTCGCTCTTCAGCGGCACCGATCCGAAGCGAAGCGGCAACACCAGCCCGGACACCTGTCCGTCGGGTGTGTTCCTGGCCAGCGATTGCGCCTTCTATATCAACTGCGGCAACGACAAGATCTTCCAACGCCTGATGGCGCAGGTTCTCGAGCGCGAGGACCTCGCGGCGGCCGAGATCTATGCAACCGGCCCGGATCGAATCCGCCGGCGCGAGGAGCTGTTCGCGATCCTTGGCGCCGCCTTTGCGCAGCAGCCCTGGTCGCACTGGCAATCGCGAATGCGGGCGGCCGGGGTGCCCTGCGGTCAGGTACGCACCGTCGGCGAAGCGATCCGCTCCCCGGAGGCAAGGGAGCGCGGGATCGTCACCCGGATCCCGCACGAGACGGTGGGTTGGGTGCCGAACGTGAACCTGCCGATCCGCTATTCGCGGACGCCGATCGTTGATCCCGTCGCGGCACCGGCCGTCGGGCAGCACACCGAGAATGTCCTCCGTGAGTTGCTCGGCTACGATGAGGCGGAGATCGCGCGCCTTGCCGCAGGCGGTGCCTTCGGCAGCCAGCCCTCGCGACAGGATGCCAAGCCGTGA
- a CDS encoding ABC transporter substrate-binding protein — MKYLSQIAGVVLLAACASSPASADAARSLKIGVLNDASGPYSDNAGEGSVTAARMAAEDFMLLHPDFKVEIVSADHQNKADVGAAIARRWIDQEKVDAVADVPNSAVGLAVNEVVRGTKAALIASSAASSDLTGKYCSPNTIQWTFDTWAASHTIGAYLVRHGGKKWYFIATDNALGKSMVRDGTAVIGAGGGTVLGSVNVPINNADYASFILQAESSGADVIAFATAGGDTVSLIKQSAEFGLKQSGRTFAALLTTTNDVESSGLAVGEGLIITQPFYWGLNDASRAWSARFSARQRGQLPTAFHAGVYSSVLAYLNAALAAGTNDAPAVIQKLKEKPIDDALFGPVVVRADGRAIHNMYIFKVKSPNASKSKWDLLEQVGVLSGPEAFRPLDQGGCSLVEPPKSN, encoded by the coding sequence ATGAAGTATCTTTCGCAAATTGCCGGAGTGGTCCTGCTGGCCGCCTGCGCCAGTTCGCCCGCGTCGGCGGACGCTGCGCGCTCCCTCAAGATCGGCGTGCTCAACGACGCATCCGGCCCTTATTCGGACAATGCCGGCGAAGGTTCGGTGACGGCGGCCCGGATGGCTGCCGAGGATTTCATGCTGCTTCATCCGGACTTCAAGGTCGAGATCGTCTCGGCCGATCACCAGAACAAGGCGGATGTCGGCGCCGCAATCGCGCGCCGCTGGATCGATCAGGAGAAGGTCGATGCGGTCGCCGACGTGCCGAACTCGGCCGTCGGGCTCGCCGTCAACGAAGTCGTGCGCGGCACCAAGGCGGCGCTGATTGCATCGAGTGCGGCGTCCTCCGACCTGACCGGGAAATACTGCTCGCCCAACACGATCCAGTGGACCTTCGACACCTGGGCGGCCTCGCACACGATCGGTGCCTATCTCGTGCGTCACGGCGGCAAGAAATGGTACTTCATCGCGACCGACAATGCGCTCGGCAAGTCGATGGTGCGCGACGGCACGGCGGTGATCGGCGCCGGCGGCGGCACGGTTCTCGGATCGGTCAATGTGCCGATCAACAATGCGGACTATGCCTCGTTCATCCTGCAGGCCGAGAGCTCCGGCGCCGACGTGATCGCGTTCGCAACCGCCGGCGGCGACACGGTCAGCCTGATCAAGCAGTCCGCCGAGTTCGGGCTGAAGCAGAGCGGACGCACCTTCGCGGCGCTGTTGACCACCACCAACGATGTCGAGTCCAGCGGACTTGCGGTCGGCGAAGGACTGATCATCACCCAGCCGTTCTACTGGGGCCTCAACGATGCCAGCCGTGCCTGGTCGGCCAGGTTCAGCGCACGTCAGCGCGGGCAATTGCCGACCGCGTTCCACGCCGGCGTCTACTCGTCGGTGCTGGCCTATCTCAACGCGGCGTTGGCGGCAGGAACCAATGACGCGCCGGCCGTGATCCAGAAGTTGAAGGAGAAGCCGATCGACGACGCCTTGTTCGGGCCGGTCGTGGTGCGCGCGGACGGCCGCGCCATTCACAACATGTACATCTTCAAAGTGAAGAGCCCGAATGCGTCGAAGAGCAAGTGGGACCTGCTGGAGCAGGTCGGCGTGCTGTCCGGTCCGGAGGCGTTTCGGCCGCTCGACCAGGGCGGATGCTCGCTCGTCGAGCCGCCCAAGAGCAATTGA
- a CDS encoding PDR/VanB family oxidoreductase, with translation MADVTQDVLVKRIGYEAERINSYELIARTGGELTPFTAGSHIDLHLPNGMIRSYSLVNDQRERHRYVIAVNKDAESRGGSSFVHDSVKVGDIMTISGPRNNFVLHEEAEHSVLVAGGIGITPLLSMIRRLEALGRRWELFYAARTRAAAAFLDELGPFRSDFRSRIHVDFDDERSGRLFDLPAIVGIAPARAHLYCCGPVPMLAAFEAATADRPSDHVHVEYFQAREAPSTEGGFDVKLARSNRTIAVEPGKTILDALLDAGITANYACSEGVCGTCETRVLEGTPDHRDQFLSKEEQAANKSVMICCSGAKSRTLVLDL, from the coding sequence ATGGCTGACGTGACGCAGGACGTGCTGGTCAAGCGCATCGGCTACGAGGCCGAGCGGATCAATTCCTACGAGCTGATCGCACGGACGGGCGGAGAGCTGACGCCGTTCACGGCCGGCAGCCATATCGACCTGCATCTGCCGAACGGCATGATCCGGAGCTACTCGCTGGTGAACGATCAGCGCGAGCGACACCGGTATGTGATCGCTGTCAACAAGGATGCCGAGAGCCGCGGTGGCTCCAGCTTCGTCCACGACTCCGTGAAGGTCGGCGACATCATGACGATCTCCGGGCCGCGCAACAATTTCGTGCTGCACGAAGAGGCGGAGCATTCGGTCCTGGTCGCCGGCGGCATCGGCATCACGCCATTGCTGTCGATGATCCGGCGTCTGGAGGCGCTCGGGCGCCGCTGGGAGCTGTTCTATGCCGCGAGGACGCGCGCGGCCGCCGCATTCCTCGACGAGCTCGGCCCATTCCGATCTGATTTTCGTTCCAGGATACATGTCGATTTCGACGACGAGCGATCGGGGCGTCTGTTCGACCTGCCGGCAATTGTCGGAATCGCGCCGGCGCGGGCGCATCTCTATTGCTGCGGTCCGGTGCCGATGCTCGCGGCATTCGAGGCGGCGACGGCCGATCGGCCGTCCGATCACGTGCATGTCGAATACTTCCAGGCGCGGGAAGCGCCCTCAACGGAGGGCGGCTTCGACGTCAAGCTTGCGCGAAGCAATCGCACGATTGCGGTCGAGCCCGGCAAGACGATTCTCGATGCATTGCTGGATGCCGGCATCACCGCGAATTACGCCTGCAGCGAAGGGGTCTGCGGCACCTGCGAGACGCGCGTACTCGAGGGCACGCCCGATCATCGCGACCAGTTTCTGAGCAAGGAAGAGCAGGCGGCGAACAAGAGCGTCATGATCTGCTGCTCGGGCGCCAAGTCCCGCACGCTCGTGCTCGATCTCTAA